The nucleotide window GTCCGTCTCACCGGGGCGGCGTCGGTGGTGGAGATCGGCACCTTCACCGGCTACAGCACCCTGTGCATGGCCCGTGCCCTGCCGGTCGGCGGACGGCTGGTGACCTGCGACATCACCGACCGCTGGCCGTCGATCGGCGCGGAGTACTGGAAGCGGGCCGGTGTGGACCCCGTGATCGACCTGCGGGTCGGTGACGCGACGGAGACCCTGGAGAAGCTGCTCGCCGACGAGGGCCCGGGCGGCTTCGACCTGGTGTTCATCGACGCGGACAAGGCGAACTACCCGCGGTACTACGAGCTGTCCCTGGAACTGCTCAGGCCGGGCGGCCTCGTCGTGGTGGACAACACCCTCTTCTTCGGGCGGGTCGCCGACCCGGAGTTCACGGACGCCGACACGGCCGGGGTGCGTGAACTCAACGCCCGGCTGCGCGCCGACGAGCGGGTGGAGCTGAGCATGCTCACCATGGCCGACGGCATCACGCTCGCCCGGCGCAAGGACGCCTGACGGCGTGCACGACAAGGGCCTCGCCGCGCGCTCCGGCGCGGCGAGGCCCTTTGTTGTCGCGAGGTCACGCTCCGGCAGCCACCGAGGTGTCGGCGGCGGGCCGTGCGGCCAGGTCGGGGGCGATCAGGCGGATGGTCGTGGAGGAGGGCCGAGGCGTGGCAGCGAGATGCAGCCGCTCGACCTGCCCCTCCCCTTCCTCGGCCGCCGTCTCGTCGGCTCCCCCGGTCTGCGCGGGTGCCGTCGGTACGGCGTCCCGGCAGGCGCAGGGTTCCTCGTCGAAGCCCGCGAACCGGTAGGCGACCTCCATCATGCGGTTGCGGTCCGTTCTGCGGAAGTCGGCCACGAGATGGACCCCGGCCGCGGCGGCCTGGTCGACGAGCCAGCTGAGGATGACCGATCCGGCGCCGAAGGACACCACGCGGCAGGAGGTCGCGAGGAGCTTCAGGTGCCATACGGCCGGGTGCTTCTCGACCAGCATGACGCCGACGGCTCCGTGCGGTCCGAACCGGTCGGTGAGGCTGGTGACCAGGACCTCGTGGCCGGGATCCGCCAGCAGGTCGCGTAGTGCCCGGTCGGAGTAGTGCACTCCGGTGGCGTTCATCTGGCTGGTGCGCAGGGTGAGTTCCTCGACCCGGGTGATCTCCTCCTCGGTGGCCCGGCCGATGGTCATGACCAGGTCGAGGGAGCGCAGGAACTCCTCGTCCGGGCCCTCGAAGGCGGACCGTTCGCCCTCCCTGCGGAAACCGGCCTGGTACATCTCGCGACGGCGCCGGGAGTCCACCGTGCTCACGGCGGGGCTGAACTCGGGCAGGCCGGTGAGGGTGAGGGCGTCCTCGGCCGGGTAGCAGCGGACGTCCGGGAGGTGGTAGGCCACCTCGGCCCGTTCGGCGGGCTGGTCGTCGATGAAGGCGATGGTGCGGTGGGCGAAGTTCAGGCCGTCGGCGATACGCCTGACCGCCTCGGACTTGGGGCCCCAGCCGATCTCGGGCAGCACGAAGTACTCGGCGACGCCCAGCTTTTCGAGGCGTGCCCAGGCCAGGTCGTGGTCGTTGCGGCTGCAGACGGACTGCAGGATGCCGCGCGAGTCGAGTTCCACGATCGCCGCGCGGATCGCGTCGGGCAGCCGTACCTCCGTGTCCTCCAGCAGGGTGCCCTGCCAGAGGGTGTTGTCGAGGTCCCAGACGAGGCACTTCACCATGGCCGGCGCGTCGGCGCCGGTCTTGTCGCTCATGTCCGCTCCACAGTTGTCAACGCGTGTTGGGCGAGCATGAGTTCGCACATCTCGTTGCTGCCCTCGATGATCTCCATCAGCTTGGCGTCGCGGTAGGCACGGGCCACCGGGTGGCCGTCCTGGGCGCCCGCCGACGCCATGACCTGGACGGCCGATGCGGCGCCGCGGGCCGCGTGGCCGGCGCTGACGTGCTTGGCGAGGATGGTGGCGACCACCATGTCCGGGGACCCGTTGTCCCAGCAGTGGCTGGCGTGTTCGCAGGCGCGGGAGGCGACCTGTTCCGCGACGAACAGGTCGGCCAGGTGCTTGGCGACCAACTGGTGGCCGGCCAGCGGCTGCCCGAACTGGGTGCGGGACGAGGCGTGTCGGGTGGTGGCGGTGAGGCAGGCGCGCAGGATTCCGACGCATCCCCAGGCGACCGACATCCGCCCGTAGGCCAGGGCGGTGGTCACGAGCAGCGGCAGGGACAGGCCCTCGCCGCCGAGCACGCTGTCGGCGGGGAGGCGTACGGAGTCGAGGCGGACCTCGGCGTGTCCGGCGGCGCGGCATCCCAGGGGGTCGGCGACCCGGCGTACGTGGACGCCGGGAGCCCGGGCGGGCACGACCACGGCGGCGCCGCCGTCGCCCAGCCGTCCGAAGACGATGAGCAGGTCGGCGTAGTGGGCGGCGGTCATCCAGACCTTGTGGCCGTCGACCACGACGGTGTCGCCGTCGACGGTGATCCGGGTGTCGATGCCGGACAGGTCGCTGCCGGCCTGGGTCTCGCTGAAGCCGACGGCGGCCAGTTCGCCCGAGGTGAGGCGGGGCAGCAGATCGCGGCGCTGTGCCTCGCTGCCCAGCCGTTCGACGGTCCAGGCGGCCATGCCCTGGGAGGTCATGACGCTGCGCAGGGAGCTGCACAGGCTGCCGACGTGGGCGGTGAACTCACCGCCGGTGCGGCTGTCCCAGCCGAGGCCGCCGTACTCGGTGGGCACGCCGGTGCACAGCTGTCCGGAGGCGCCGAGCTTTCTCAGCAGTTCGGCGGGGAGCAGACCCGAGCGGTCCCAGTCACCGGCCCGGTCACCGACCAGGCCGGTGACCGAGGCCGTCGCCTCGGCGAGGCGGTCACTCACCGCCGTCCCCGGCGGCCGCGCGCAGCCGGCGGACCAGGGCCGCCATGCCCGTGACGGTACGGAAGTTGTCCAGTCGCAGGTCGGCGCCCCGGATCGCGATGCCGTAGGACTTCTCCAGGTGGACGACGAGTTCCATGGCGAACAGGGACGAGAGTCCGCCGGACGCGAAGAGGTCGGTGTCCGCCTCCCAGACGGTCTTGGTGCGGACCTGAAGGAAGTCGAGGAGTTCCTTCTCCACGGTCTCGGATGGCATGGTCATGACCTTCACCCCTCGTATTCGTAGAAACCACGGCCGGACTTCCGGCCGATGTCGCCTGCCCGCACCTTCTCCAGCAGCAGGTCGCAGGGACGGCAGCCGCCGTCGCCGGTGCGCTCGTAGAGCACGTTCAGCGAGTCGACGAGGTTGTCGATGCCGATGAGGTCCGCGGTGCGCAACGGACCCGTGGCGTGCCCCAGACAGCCCTGCATGAGGGCGTCGACGTCCTCGGCGGTCGCGGTGCCCTCCTGCACCACCCGCGCCGCGTCGTTGATCATCGGGTGCAGGACCCGGCTGGTCACGAAGCCGGGGGCGTCCCGCACCACCACGGGCCGGCGGCGCAGGGTGGTGAGCAGGGCCCGTACGGCGTCCATGGCGGCCTCGCCGGTGCGGGCACCGCGAATGACCTCGACCGTGCGGATGAGATAGGACGGATTCATGAAATGCGTGCCCACGAGGTCCGCCGGACGCACGGCCGCCGAGGCCAGTTCGTCAATGGGAATGGACGACGTGTTGGACACCAGGAGAGTACCAGGTGAAACGGCCGCGGAAACCTCCGCGATCACTTTCTCCTTCAGCTCCGCCATTTCCGTGACTGCCTCGATGACCGCGGTGGAACCGGCCGCGTCGGCCACCGAATCGCTGATGACGAGTTCCCCTGCGGGAAGGTCGTCCGGCAGGGCGCCCATCAACCGCGCGAGCCGCAGTTCGTGTTCGATGCGGGCGTCCGCCGCCTCACGTTTTGCCTGGTCGACGTCTACCAGAGTCACCGGCACACCGTGGCCGATCGCCAGGGTGGTGATACCGACGCCCATGACGCCGGCGCCCAGGACGGTGAGCCGAGGCGTCTTCTCCGCGTCGCTGGAATTGTTTCCGGACATTTCACTCCACTTCATTTTTCACAGGTTGCTTCCGACGGGATTCCTCAGTGGCTCCGGGGGAATTCCGGAACGGCCGAATCGAGCCATCCGGTGACGGCCTGCACGGTCGTTTTCAGATGCTGTTCCATCATTGACCAGTGATTTCCCGGAACGTCCAGGACGGAATGCGCGGACTGCCATGAGGCCCGCCAGTCGATGCCGCTGTCCGGTGCCGGTTCCGCGAGAGGCTGCGAGGCGCGGACCAGCAGGACGGGCGCCTTGACGGGGGGCGGTGTCCAGTCGTCGAGGAGCTGGAAGTACCGGCCCATGGCGGTCAGCCGGGTGCCGTCCATGGGGGCGGCCCGGTCCTCGCGTTCGAACATGCCGCTGACCAGTACGTCGTCGAACTGGGTCATCGCCTCGTCGTCGGAGAGATAGGTGTCCAGCAGCACCACCGCGGCCGGGCCGGCCCCGAGTGCTTCGAGACGGGCGGCGGCCGCGTGGGCCAGGGTGCCGCCCGAGGAGGAGCCGAGCAGGACCTTCGGGCGGTCGCCGAGGCGCCGCAGGAGGACCTCGGTCTGGAAGTCCAGCAGGGCGGACATGTCGGCGGGCAGCGGCTCGTCGGGGGCGAAGCCCGGGGCGTCCAGTGCGCTGACGCCGAACCGGCCCTCGAAGGCGGACGCGAAGCGGCTGTACTGGTGGGCTCCGCCGAGCGCCACCACGGAGGCGAAGCAGACCAGTTCCGGCGCGTCGTCGCGGACGTGCAGCCGCAGCAGCTCCGGCCGCCGTCCGGACGAGCGCAGCAGGTCGGCGCCGGACCCGAAGTCGGGGCGGAGTTTCGCGGCCTGCTGGAGGATCTGGATGCCCTCGTGGATCCGGCCCACCTCGCACGCCTGCCGGAACAGGGCGCTGACCGGGTCGTGCGGCGGTTCACCGGCCGACTGCCCGGTTCCGGGAGCGGAACTCCGGGCCAGTTCGGCCCGCAGGTGCTCGGCGAGCCGGGCCGGGGTTCCGCTGTCGAGTACGGCGGTGGGGCGCAGCCGCAGGTCGAGCGCGGCCGAGAGGCGGTTGCGCAGTTCGACGGCGGTCAGCGAGTCGAAGCCGGTCTCCAGGAAGGCGTCGCTCGGGGACAGCGCGTCCGGGTCGCTGTGGCCGAGCACCTCGGCCGCGTGCGTCCGCACCAGCCGCAGCAGGATCTCGCCCTGTTCCGTCTCCGAGGCGGCGGCGAGCCGGGGCCGCAGCGACGCGTCGGGGTCCGAGCCCCGGCGGCGGGCCGCGGGTGTCCGGATCAGCGAGCGCAGCAGATGCGGCACCGGGCCGCCGCGCTGGGCCCGCAGGTCGAGGCCCACCGGTGCCAGTACGGGATCGTCGCCGGCCAGAGCGGCGTCGAACAGCGCCAGGCCCTCCTCGGTGGACAGCGCGCGCACCCCGCCGCGTGCCATCCGCCGCAGGTCCGTGTCGCTGAGGTCGGCGGTGAGGGCGGTGCGCTGCTCCCACAGGCCCCAGGCCAGGGATGTGCCGGGCAGCCCCGCCCGGTGACGGGCGGCGGCGAGGGCGTCGGTGAAGGCGTTGGCGGCGGCGTAGGCGGACTGGCCGGGGCTGCCGAAGACACCGGCGGATGAGGAGAACAGGACGAAGGCCGTCAGGTCGTGGTCCCGGGTCAGCTCGTGCAGGTTCCAGGCGCCGTCGGCCTTGGGGCGCAGCACGGCCGACAGTCGCTGCGGGGTGAGCGACTCCAGCAGCCCGTCGTCCAGTACGCCGGCCGTGTGCACGACGGCACGCAGCGGGTGCTCCGGGGGAATCGCCGCGAGCGCGTCGGCCAGCATCTCCCGGTCGGCGACGTCGCAGGCCGCGACGGTGACCTGGGCTCCGGCCGCGCTCAGTTCGTCGGTGAGGCCGGCGATGCCCTCGGTCGCGGTGCCTCGGCGGCCGAGCAGCAGCAGGTGACGTACGCCATGGGTGGTGACCAGGTGCCGGGCCACGAGTCCGCCGAGGGTGCCTGCGCCGCCGGTGATCAGGACGGTGCCGTCGGGGTCGAACGCCGGGGCCCGGTCCGGGGCGAGGGGCGGGCGGACCAGGCGGGGGGCGTACAAGGTGCCGTCGCGCAGGGCCAGTTGGGGTTCGTCCTCGGCCAGGGCGGTGGCGAGGGCGGCTTCGAGGCCGTCGCCGCCGTCGGTGTCCAGCAGCACGAAGCGGCCGGGGTGCTCCAACTGGGCCGTGCGCAGCAGGCCCCAG belongs to Streptomyces graminofaciens and includes:
- a CDS encoding HAD-IIIC family phosphatase, whose translation is MSDKTGADAPAMVKCLVWDLDNTLWQGTLLEDTEVRLPDAIRAAIVELDSRGILQSVCSRNDHDLAWARLEKLGVAEYFVLPEIGWGPKSEAVRRIADGLNFAHRTIAFIDDQPAERAEVAYHLPDVRCYPAEDALTLTGLPEFSPAVSTVDSRRRREMYQAGFRREGERSAFEGPDEEFLRSLDLVMTIGRATEEEITRVEELTLRTSQMNATGVHYSDRALRDLLADPGHEVLVTSLTDRFGPHGAVGVMLVEKHPAVWHLKLLATSCRVVSFGAGSVILSWLVDQAAAAGVHLVADFRRTDRNRMMEVAYRFAGFDEEPCACRDAVPTAPAQTGGADETAAEEGEGQVERLHLAATPRPSSTTIRLIAPDLAARPAADTSVAAGA
- a CDS encoding 3-hydroxyacyl-CoA dehydrogenase family protein, translated to MSGNNSSDAEKTPRLTVLGAGVMGVGITTLAIGHGVPVTLVDVDQAKREAADARIEHELRLARLMGALPDDLPAGELVISDSVADAAGSTAVIEAVTEMAELKEKVIAEVSAAVSPGTLLVSNTSSIPIDELASAAVRPADLVGTHFMNPSYLIRTVEVIRGARTGEAAMDAVRALLTTLRRRPVVVRDAPGFVTSRVLHPMINDAARVVQEGTATAEDVDALMQGCLGHATGPLRTADLIGIDNLVDSLNVLYERTGDGGCRPCDLLLEKVRAGDIGRKSGRGFYEYEG
- a CDS encoding O-methyltransferase, which encodes MAEQIGMTPRLLEYVRDTSLREDDLLRELREVTAELPAGVAMQVPAEEGQLLAFLVRLTGAASVVEIGTFTGYSTLCMARALPVGGRLVTCDITDRWPSIGAEYWKRAGVDPVIDLRVGDATETLEKLLADEGPGGFDLVFIDADKANYPRYYELSLELLRPGGLVVVDNTLFFGRVADPEFTDADTAGVRELNARLRADERVELSMLTMADGITLARRKDA
- a CDS encoding acyl-CoA dehydrogenase family protein; this encodes MSDRLAEATASVTGLVGDRAGDWDRSGLLPAELLRKLGASGQLCTGVPTEYGGLGWDSRTGGEFTAHVGSLCSSLRSVMTSQGMAAWTVERLGSEAQRRDLLPRLTSGELAAVGFSETQAGSDLSGIDTRITVDGDTVVVDGHKVWMTAAHYADLLIVFGRLGDGGAAVVVPARAPGVHVRRVADPLGCRAAGHAEVRLDSVRLPADSVLGGEGLSLPLLVTTALAYGRMSVAWGCVGILRACLTATTRHASSRTQFGQPLAGHQLVAKHLADLFVAEQVASRACEHASHCWDNGSPDMVVATILAKHVSAGHAARGAASAVQVMASAGAQDGHPVARAYRDAKLMEIIEGSNEMCELMLAQHALTTVERT
- a CDS encoding acyl carrier protein; translated protein: MTMPSETVEKELLDFLQVRTKTVWEADTDLFASGGLSSLFAMELVVHLEKSYGIAIRGADLRLDNFRTVTGMAALVRRLRAAAGDGGE